The following are from one region of the Mesorhizobium sp. B4-1-4 genome:
- a CDS encoding glycosyl transferase family 90 — protein sequence MATIKRTTQKVFYYARNVMRDIAPQVLFRRRLAARLEQARLSDEAVHRRLNDYNKLQGTFMPSPDAVRIDKMPFEPSMYYYDLKEFARYFDRALLLDLEFGDVRHVPKVPTLVKDRPIRADNSNAVILKFNKFRHFYMPDDAVAFADKLPVVIWRGDLNNPIRTRFLDAARDLPFCDVGSHKRSAPAEYSKPFLSISQHLRYRYIVSLEGNDVATNLKWIMNSNSLCLMPPPTYETWFAESQLEANVHYVPLDPDFADLGEKVRYFEAHPAAAERIIAAANAYCRKFSNERDEQAISLLVLYKYFVLSGQIEPDPELWRFIEG from the coding sequence ATGGCCACCATAAAACGAACGACGCAGAAGGTTTTCTACTATGCGCGAAACGTCATGCGCGATATCGCCCCCCAGGTCCTCTTCCGACGACGGCTGGCGGCCCGCCTGGAGCAGGCCAGGCTCTCGGATGAGGCCGTGCACCGGCGGTTGAATGACTACAATAAGTTGCAGGGCACCTTTATGCCAAGCCCGGATGCGGTGCGCATCGACAAGATGCCGTTTGAGCCGAGCATGTACTATTACGACCTGAAGGAGTTCGCCCGTTATTTCGATCGGGCATTGCTCCTCGACCTGGAGTTTGGCGACGTCAGGCATGTGCCGAAGGTGCCGACACTCGTCAAGGATCGGCCGATCCGCGCCGACAACAGCAACGCGGTCATCCTGAAGTTCAACAAGTTCCGCCACTTTTACATGCCGGACGACGCGGTCGCCTTTGCCGACAAGCTGCCGGTCGTGATCTGGCGCGGCGATCTCAACAATCCGATCAGGACACGGTTTCTGGACGCAGCGCGCGACCTGCCTTTCTGCGACGTGGGTTCGCACAAGCGAAGTGCTCCGGCCGAATACAGCAAGCCCTTTCTCAGCATCAGCCAGCATCTGCGCTACCGCTATATCGTCTCGCTCGAGGGCAATGACGTGGCGACCAACCTCAAATGGATCATGAATTCGAACTCGCTCTGCCTGATGCCGCCGCCGACCTACGAGACATGGTTCGCGGAGAGCCAACTCGAAGCCAATGTCCACTATGTGCCACTCGATCCGGATTTCGCCGATCTCGGCGAAAAGGTGCGCTATTTCGAAGCGCACCCGGCGGCGGCGGAGCGCATCATCGCCGCAGCCAACGCCTATTGCCGCAAATTTTCCAATGAGCGAGACGAGCAGGCGATCTCCCTGCTCGTGCTCTACAAATATTTCGTGCTCAGCGGTCAGATCGAACCCGACCCCGAACTCTGGCGGTTCATCGAAGGTTAG
- a CDS encoding substrate-binding domain-containing protein: protein MASLTAGNRRPVRLADIAKAAGVSHGTASNVFSRPEIVREEVRERVRAAAEAMGYGGPDPKGRLLRAGKVNAIGVATAEPLSYFFDDPFARVMMAGISQACDATGAGISLVSAANNEQLAWNIQSALVDGFIVFCIEGGSRLVELARERKLPFVALDLDSEDGSVAAIGVDNIAGASMAARHLTDLGHRRFAVLALPFADGRTGLVSPEQVRAATYAGTRDRLTGYLQELSRVGVDASKVPVYETSNDAASTKAGLETIFASDHPPTAILAMSDRIALVTLEWLSARGLNVPDDVSVVGFDGVPEASVSEPPLTTIAQPIAEMGRLAVRAILESDGPVSRQQLPVELIVRGSSAPPRG from the coding sequence ATGGCGTCACTCACCGCAGGCAACCGAAGACCCGTCCGGCTGGCCGACATCGCCAAAGCGGCCGGCGTTTCGCACGGCACCGCATCCAATGTTTTCAGCCGCCCCGAGATCGTGCGCGAAGAAGTCCGCGAACGGGTTCGGGCAGCAGCCGAAGCGATGGGCTACGGCGGGCCTGATCCAAAGGGTCGGCTGCTGCGGGCCGGCAAGGTAAACGCCATTGGCGTGGCCACCGCCGAGCCCCTCTCCTACTTCTTCGACGATCCCTTTGCGCGCGTCATGATGGCGGGCATCTCGCAGGCTTGCGATGCGACCGGAGCCGGCATCTCCCTGGTCTCGGCTGCCAACAACGAACAGCTTGCATGGAACATCCAGAGCGCCTTGGTCGACGGCTTTATCGTCTTCTGCATCGAAGGCGGTTCGCGCCTGGTGGAATTGGCGCGTGAGCGCAAACTGCCCTTTGTGGCGCTCGACCTGGATTCCGAGGATGGGTCCGTCGCGGCGATCGGTGTCGACAACATCGCCGGCGCCAGCATGGCGGCGCGCCATCTCACCGATCTCGGACATCGCCGCTTCGCGGTTCTGGCGCTGCCTTTCGCTGACGGCAGAACAGGTCTTGTTTCACCCGAGCAGGTTCGAGCCGCGACTTATGCGGGGACGCGCGACCGGCTCACCGGCTATCTCCAGGAGCTTTCCCGCGTTGGCGTCGACGCGTCCAAAGTGCCCGTCTACGAGACCAGCAACGATGCGGCGAGCACGAAGGCGGGGCTCGAAACCATCTTCGCTTCCGACCACCCGCCGACAGCCATCCTGGCGATGTCGGACAGGATAGCCTTGGTGACGCTCGAATGGCTGAGCGCGCGCGGGCTCAACGTCCCCGACGATGTTTCCGTCGTTGGGTTCGATGGTGTTCCGGAAGCATCGGTGTCCGAGCCGCCCTTGACCACCATCGCCCAGCCGATTGCCGAGATGGGCCGCCTTGCCGTCAGGGCGATCCTGGAGAGCGACGGGCCGGTCAGCCGGCAGCAACTGCCGGTCGAACTGATCGTGCGAGGCTCGTCGGCTCCGCCGCGCGGCTGA
- a CDS encoding DUF982 domain-containing protein: protein MENNRFETPVTVKSVTAGSTQLLRSAREASDYLLNSWPGKRSPKHRAALQACHDALAGDKPAMNARRAFIAAAREVDVFISDKAPA, encoded by the coding sequence ATGGAAAACAACCGATTTGAAACGCCGGTGACCGTCAAGTCCGTCACCGCAGGAAGCACTCAGCTCTTGCGTTCGGCGAGGGAGGCTTCCGATTACCTCCTCAACAGCTGGCCCGGCAAGCGCAGTCCCAAGCATCGCGCGGCACTTCAGGCCTGCCACGACGCACTGGCCGGCGACAAGCCGGCCATGAATGCCCGGCGCGCCTTCATCGCCGCGGCGCGTGAAGTGGATGTATTCATCAGCGACAAGGCGCCCGCCTGA
- a CDS encoding glycosyl transferase family 90 yields MATIARTSAKVFYYARNFVRDVVPQALFRRRLGIRLEKARLSEEAARRRLNYYNKLQDGFTPSANAVRVGKLPFTPTMYYYDLKEFARYFDPGLLIDLEFGDVRNVPKVPSIVKDRPIRDDNKNAVIMKLDKFRHFQMPADAISFTDKLPAVVWRGDLNNPIRTRFLKAVCALSFCDAGSHKPNAPAEYAKPFLSISQQQRYRYIVSLEGNDVATNLKWIMNSRSLCLMPPPTYETWFAERLLEPNVHYVPLEADFSNLAEHVAYFERHPAKAERIIAAANAYCRIFDNEQTEQAISLLVLYKYFVLSGQIKPDAEVWRYITG; encoded by the coding sequence ATGGCCACAATTGCGCGGACGTCGGCAAAGGTCTTCTATTATGCGCGAAATTTTGTGCGCGATGTCGTTCCGCAAGCATTGTTCCGACGCAGGTTGGGCATTCGCCTGGAAAAGGCGAGGCTTTCCGAAGAGGCGGCGCGCCGGCGGTTGAACTACTACAACAAGCTGCAGGATGGTTTCACGCCAAGCGCGAATGCCGTGCGCGTCGGCAAGCTGCCCTTCACGCCGACCATGTACTATTACGACCTGAAGGAATTTGCCCGCTACTTCGATCCCGGATTGCTCATCGACCTGGAGTTCGGCGACGTCAGGAATGTGCCGAAGGTGCCGTCGATCGTGAAGGACCGGCCGATCCGTGATGATAACAAGAACGCGGTCATAATGAAGCTCGACAAGTTTCGTCACTTCCAGATGCCGGCCGACGCCATTTCGTTTACCGACAAGCTGCCTGCGGTGGTCTGGCGCGGCGATCTCAACAATCCGATCAGGACAAGATTTCTGAAAGCTGTGTGCGCGCTGTCGTTCTGCGATGCCGGCTCGCACAAGCCGAACGCTCCGGCCGAATACGCCAAGCCCTTTCTCAGCATCAGCCAGCAGCAGCGCTATCGCTACATCGTCTCGCTCGAAGGCAATGACGTGGCGACCAATCTCAAATGGATCATGAACTCGAGGTCGCTCTGCCTGATGCCGCCGCCGACCTATGAGACGTGGTTCGCGGAGCGGCTGCTCGAGCCCAATGTCCATTATGTACCGCTTGAAGCGGATTTCTCGAACCTGGCCGAACATGTGGCCTATTTCGAACGGCACCCGGCGAAGGCCGAGCGCATCATCGCGGCCGCGAACGCCTATTGCCGGATATTCGACAACGAACAGACGGAGCAGGCGATCTCGCTGCTGGTGCTCTACAAATATTTCGTGCTCAGCGGCCAGATCAAGCCCGATGCCGAGGTCTGGCGTTACATAACGGGCTAG
- a CDS encoding GntR family transcriptional regulator, with protein sequence MSQMQNVERQLREMILGLEIGPGEKLTERWVEGRFGASRTPVRAALLRLETEGLVGRDGRGWTVSPINLAELEQIAVYREAVEVAALRLTCAHDERSALDVIEAMLDSCDENTPREEWHRVGMDFHIELARLSGNEFLFRAVRDAMTRLSRARWLEVRDEAALGRAWAEHRAILAATRLGDADEAARRLSAHIIGSRDRLVASLANDRRGLRARGFAVVAA encoded by the coding sequence ATGTCGCAAATGCAGAATGTCGAACGACAGTTGCGCGAAATGATCCTGGGGCTCGAGATCGGTCCCGGCGAGAAATTGACCGAGCGATGGGTCGAAGGCCGCTTCGGCGCCTCGCGCACGCCGGTCAGGGCAGCACTGCTGCGGCTGGAGACCGAGGGTCTTGTCGGCAGGGACGGGCGCGGCTGGACGGTCTCGCCCATCAACCTGGCCGAGCTTGAGCAGATCGCGGTCTATCGCGAAGCGGTCGAGGTCGCGGCCCTGAGGCTGACATGCGCGCACGACGAAAGGAGCGCCCTCGACGTCATCGAGGCGATGCTCGATTCCTGCGACGAAAACACGCCGCGCGAGGAATGGCACCGTGTCGGCATGGATTTTCACATCGAGCTGGCGCGGCTGTCGGGCAACGAATTCCTGTTCAGGGCGGTGCGCGATGCCATGACGCGCCTGTCGCGTGCTCGCTGGCTGGAGGTGCGCGACGAAGCAGCCCTTGGCCGCGCCTGGGCCGAACATCGCGCCATTCTGGCGGCAACACGGCTTGGCGACGCCGATGAAGCGGCGCGCCGGCTTTCAGCCCACATCATCGGCAGCCGCGACCGGCTGGTGGCGTCGCTTGCCAACGATCGGCGCGGTCTTCGCGCCAGGGGATTTGCAGTCGTCGCCGCTTAG
- a CDS encoding multidrug efflux MFS transporter encodes MTQEDAQQSGYSIHWRRNLAVCFAGSFSTLIAMTLLLPFLPLYVEQLGAQGHAAIVQWSGIAYGATFFAAALVAPLWGRLGDRYGRKVMLVRASFGMAICMSLTGMVETVWQLVLLRLLIGFAGGYSSGSTILVAMQTPKDRSGWALGVLSAGITAGSLVGPLLGGALPPVIGIRATFLLSGGVIFLAFLATTFLIKENPRPKPAKSASGTKPKSGWSQIPDKRPVVAMLATGMLLAFANMSIEPIITVYVQQLIEDQSRVTMVAGVVMSAAALGTILSASWLGKLADRVGHWNVVVGALAVSALLLIPQAFVTDGWQLIGLRFLMGLALGGLLPCITSVIRHNIPDGVGGNVLGLAISAQYVGQVAGPLSGGFVGGHFGMRAVFLGTSVLMAGGAVYNWIVQSRRTRHMVLEAGEP; translated from the coding sequence ATGACACAGGAAGACGCTCAACAAAGCGGTTACAGCATCCACTGGCGGCGCAATCTTGCCGTCTGTTTCGCGGGCTCGTTCAGCACGCTCATCGCCATGACTCTGCTTTTGCCCTTCCTGCCGCTTTACGTCGAACAGCTCGGCGCACAGGGCCATGCGGCGATCGTGCAGTGGTCCGGCATCGCCTATGGCGCCACCTTTTTCGCCGCCGCCCTTGTCGCGCCGTTGTGGGGCCGGCTGGGCGACCGCTATGGCCGCAAGGTGATGCTGGTGCGCGCCAGCTTCGGCATGGCGATCTGCATGTCATTGACGGGCATGGTCGAGACGGTCTGGCAATTGGTGTTGCTGCGCCTGCTGATCGGCTTTGCTGGCGGCTATTCCTCCGGTTCGACCATTCTGGTGGCCATGCAGACACCCAAGGACCGCTCCGGCTGGGCGCTGGGCGTCCTGTCGGCCGGGATCACGGCAGGCTCGCTGGTCGGCCCCCTGCTCGGAGGCGCGTTGCCGCCGGTGATCGGCATTCGCGCCACCTTCCTGTTGTCCGGCGGCGTTATCTTCCTTGCCTTCCTGGCGACGACCTTCCTGATCAAGGAGAACCCGCGCCCGAAGCCCGCCAAGTCGGCGTCGGGCACAAAGCCGAAAAGCGGCTGGTCGCAGATCCCGGACAAACGCCCGGTGGTGGCCATGCTGGCGACCGGCATGCTGCTTGCCTTCGCCAACATGTCGATCGAGCCGATCATCACTGTCTATGTCCAGCAGCTCATCGAGGATCAGAGCCGCGTCACGATGGTCGCCGGCGTGGTGATGTCGGCGGCGGCCCTTGGGACGATCCTGTCCGCGTCGTGGCTTGGCAAGCTTGCCGACCGTGTCGGCCATTGGAATGTCGTCGTGGGAGCGTTGGCCGTCTCGGCCCTGCTGCTCATTCCGCAGGCCTTCGTCACCGATGGCTGGCAATTGATCGGTCTGCGTTTCCTGATGGGCCTGGCGCTCGGCGGCCTGCTGCCCTGCATCACCAGCGTCATTCGCCACAACATCCCCGATGGCGTGGGCGGCAACGTGCTTGGCCTGGCGATTTCGGCACAATATGTCGGGCAGGTCGCGGGGCCGCTGTCCGGTGGCTTCGTGGGCGGTCACTTCGGCATGCGGGCGGTGTTTCTCGGAACATCGGTGCTGATGGCCGGCGGTGCCGTCTACAACTGGATTGTCCAGTCGCGGCGGACACGGCATATGGTGCTGGAGGCGGGCGAGCCCTGA
- a CDS encoding DUF423 domain-containing protein has translation MTFADPNGSRMLVFAGGLVGAAGVALSAAAAHRGGAFTGTAASFLLMHAPVFLAIGLIGANRFLRIASFALLAGLLLFAGDLLARDFLGSRLFPMSAPIGGTLLIAGWLGIAISALTRPRP, from the coding sequence ATGACCTTCGCCGATCCGAACGGCAGCCGTATGCTTGTGTTTGCCGGCGGTCTCGTCGGCGCGGCGGGCGTGGCGCTGTCGGCAGCGGCCGCGCATCGCGGCGGCGCCTTCACCGGCACGGCCGCGTCATTCCTTTTGATGCACGCGCCGGTGTTCCTGGCCATCGGCCTCATCGGCGCGAATCGCTTTCTGCGGATCGCCAGCTTCGCCCTGCTTGCCGGGCTCCTGCTTTTCGCCGGCGATCTCCTCGCCCGCGATTTCCTCGGATCGAGACTGTTTCCGATGTCGGCGCCGATCGGCGGCACACTGCTCATCGCAGGCTGGCTGGGGATAGCAATTTCTGCCCTGACGCGCCCACGTCCTTAG
- the ppk2 gene encoding polyphosphate kinase 2: MTELKQNSPAKDWLEAELADTLDEDYELEMSEPALSMEIAKIYKNSHPPSIDRMQYFRDLITLQSELIKLQSWVAYHKKKLVVIFEGRDSAGKGGVIKRITQRLNPRICRVVALPAPTEREKSQWYFQRYVPHLPAGGEIVLFDRSWYNRSGVERVMGFASHEQVEEFFHDVPEFERMLVRSGITVVKYWFSITDEEQQMRFLMRIHDPMKQWKLSPMDLQSRVRWEQYTKAKEETFARTNIPEAPWFIVEGNDKKRARLNCIDHLLKQMPYEDVPHEEITLPERVFNPEYERQVLPRELYVPEKY, encoded by the coding sequence ATGACCGAGCTAAAACAGAATTCTCCCGCCAAGGACTGGCTCGAAGCCGAGCTCGCCGATACGCTCGACGAAGATTATGAACTCGAAATGTCGGAGCCGGCGCTGTCGATGGAGATCGCCAAGATCTACAAGAATTCGCATCCGCCTTCGATCGATCGCATGCAGTATTTTCGCGACCTGATCACCCTGCAGTCCGAATTGATCAAACTCCAGTCCTGGGTCGCCTATCACAAGAAGAAGCTGGTGGTGATTTTCGAGGGCCGTGACTCCGCTGGCAAGGGTGGCGTCATCAAGCGCATCACCCAGCGGCTCAATCCGCGCATCTGCCGCGTCGTGGCATTGCCGGCGCCGACCGAGCGCGAGAAGTCGCAATGGTATTTCCAGCGTTATGTCCCGCATCTGCCGGCGGGCGGCGAGATCGTGCTGTTCGACCGCTCCTGGTACAACCGGTCCGGCGTCGAACGGGTGATGGGCTTTGCTTCGCACGAGCAGGTCGAGGAGTTCTTCCATGACGTGCCGGAGTTCGAGCGCATGCTGGTGCGCTCGGGCATCACCGTGGTCAAATACTGGTTCTCGATCACCGATGAGGAACAGCAGATGCGCTTCCTGATGCGCATCCACGATCCGATGAAGCAGTGGAAGCTGTCGCCCATGGATCTCCAGTCGCGTGTGCGCTGGGAGCAATACACCAAGGCCAAGGAAGAAACCTTCGCCCGCACCAACATTCCCGAAGCGCCCTGGTTCATCGTCGAGGGCAACGACAAGAAGCGCGCGCGGCTCAACTGCATCGATCATCTTTTGAAGCAGATGCCGTATGAAGATGTGCCGCACGAGGAGATCACACTGCCCGAGCGCGTGTTCAACCCGGAATACGAGCGCCAGGTTCTGCCGCGAGAACTTTATGTGCCGGAGAAATATTGA